Proteins from a single region of Psilocybe cubensis strain MGC-MH-2018 chromosome 3, whole genome shotgun sequence:
- a CDS encoding putative kinetochore protein NDC80, whose translation MDSRRRSVMQPSLDPLSNARSGIPMPSTIKKASTSSNHRMSLAGPALRAPVPPVPNTNPRQSMMRSQNVNTLLQSTSKPQYGRTPMSTSVRRGSTWGGGGGQMGPPSSLTLLKDNRPLRDKAYQARMRQDVYNYLNDSGFEISMQALTSPQGKEYRAIFDTLVLTLDPSHPLKEDARFEDEFIPVLKALRYPYAHQIDTKWLVAVASSYSWPHLLGVLHWLVELCKMRTDYLVSGHPTIQDPANIPEEFDDPYDHKALAFQYQEEAYTMWLDRHDEFTKWDQIMEERYQKRNERIQAELDEQTEKLNLAKAEYNKLKASATQVADLVTRNEQLQKDCGKLKKILERYEVRRDKLIEQIAFEKAELNRGAEILNELKAELNKLTETVKAQNLTPEEVIKMNTDREMLTRNLEDLKQKIAETHKTVMSLEVKVTNRAAAVEEALDAYTNLLSSLGLFPNPPEPWQDVDLTLELNSASSNPQQLLVGLDIRKVIRPTLSSVAEAKRLERAALENESVKVSNELDQYTTECKNLDYELCELEKKASNLNDQADDLRDASQQEAQVASAEAARLERELAAARNAAISNGLGVKSRLQALQFSYQEQIEKVNRLKEDTVRAILKNSQEIANFKQEVSRHLQELREFTEAE comes from the exons ATGGACTCAAGAAGACGGTCTGTAATGCAACCATCACTTGACCCTCTTTCCAACGCACGGTCGGGAATTCCGATGCCTTCTACCATCAAGAAAGCTTCTACTTCATCCAACCATAGAATGTCGCTCGCAGGACCAGCCCTCCGCGCCCCCGTCCCTCCTGTTCCAAATACCAATCCACGACAGTCTATGATGAGATCCCAGAATGTCAATACATTACTGCAAAGTACGAGTAAGCCACAATATGGCCGCACTCCAATGTCAAC CTCAGTCCGTCGAGGATCTACTTGGGGAGGTGGTGGCGGACAAATGGGCCCTCCTTCATCTCTTACACTCCTGAAAGACAACCGCCCGTTACGGGACAAGGCCTATCAAGCGAGGATGCGGCAGGATGTTTACAATTACCTGAATGATTCAGGTTTCGAAATTTCAATGCAAGCGCTAACCAGTCCGCAAGGCAAAGAATACCGCGCCATTTTCGATACCCTGGTCCTCACACTGGATCCGAGTCACCCGCTGAAAGAGGACGCTCGATTTGAAGACGAATTCATTCCAGTTTTGAAGGCGTTGAGGTATCCATATGCCCATCAAATTGATACAAAATGGCTGGTGGCGGTGGCTAGCTCATATTCTTGGCCACATCTCCTCGGCGTGTTGCACTGGTTAGTTGAATTATGCAAG ATGCGTACTGACTACCTTGTCAGCGGCCATCCTACAATTCAAGACCCTGCAAACATTCCCGAAGAGTTTGACGATCCGTATGATCATAAAGCTCTGGCATTCcaatatcaagaagaagcGTACACTATGTGGCTGGATCGTCACGATGAATTTACGAAATGGGATCAGATCATGGAAGAGCGCTATC AAAAAAGGAACGAACGTATTCAGGCAGAATTAGATGAACAGACCGAAAAGCTGAATCTGGCGAAGGCCGAATACAATAAACTCAAGGCCTCGGCT ACTCAAGTTGCGGATTTGGTAACACGGAACGAACAGTTACAGAAAGATTGTGGGAAGCTTAAAAAGATACTTGAACGATACGAAGTTCGGCGCGACAAACTAATTGAACAGATCGCGTTCGAGAAAGCGGAATTGAACAGAGGAG CCGAGATATTGAACGAGCTGAAAGCAGAACTAAACAAACTCACTGAGACAGTCAAGGCTCAGAATCTGACGCCAGAAGAAGTCATCAAGATGAACACAGATCGCGAAATGCTAACACGAAATCTCGAAGACCTTAAGCAAAAGATAGCGGAAACACACAAGACGGTTATGTCCTTGGAAGTCAAAGTCACAAATCGCGCCGCCGCAGTAGAAGAAGCACTTGATGCATACACCAATCTGCTTTCATCACTAGGCCTTTTTCCAAATCCCCCGGAGCCTTGGCAAGATGTAGATCTGACTTTGGAACTCAATTCAGCATCATCCAATCCTCAACAACTGCTTGTCGGTTTAGATATTCGGAAGGTCATCCGGCCTACGCTTAGTAGTGTAGCAGAGGCTAAGCGTCTGGAACGAGCGGCTCTAGAAAACGAATCTGTCAAGGTCAGCAACGAGCTTGACCAATACACTACCGAATGCAAAAATTTGGACTATGAACTGTGTGAATTGGAGAAGAAGGCCAGCAACCTGAATGATCAGGCCGACGACCTCCGAGAC GCCTCACAACAAGAAGCCCAGGTTGCGAGCGCAGAAGCCGCACGATTAGAGCGCGAACTAGCTGCAGCCAGAAATGCCGCGATTTCGAACGGTCTAGGCGTCAAATCACGATTACAGGCTCTTCAGTTTAG TTATCAAGAGCAGATAGAGAAGGTTAATCGGTTGAAGGAGGACACCGTTCGAGCTATCTTGAAGAATAGTCAAGAAATTGCCAACTTCAAGCAAGAGGTTTCCCGACATCTTCAAGAGTTGCGCGAATTTACTGAAGCTGAATAA
- a CDS encoding Ran guanine nucleotide release factor: MSVDRELFGGAIIAKTALDLTDASDLRQVPDNQEVFMYPNFNISIVVEILQKVDHSHFNDAIRFHFDSLAHDNSARSSEVQSVSVIPNDRGDETPSVAVLKGVQYIPKFNHTTPDKVEILMGLYRVESKGIDLVVTFNVPLETVDGGAVDSGGLQKAEADFDTFVRSLRILDFDLFA; this comes from the exons ATGTCTGTCGATCGTGAGCTCTTTGGAGGCGCTATCATTGCGAAGACGGCCCTTGATCTTACCGATGCGTC CGACTTGCGTCAAGTACCAGACAACCAGGAGGTGTTTATGTACCCCAATTTTAATATCAGCATTGTCGTAGAGATCCTACAAAAAGTGGATCATTCCCACTTTAATGACGCAATACG ATTCCACTTTGACTCTTTAGCGCATGACAATTCGGCACGCTCTTCTGAAGTTCAAAGTGTATCTGTCATTCCTAATGACAGAGGTGACGAAACACCATCGGTCGCCGTTTTAAAAGGAGTCCAATACATCCCCAAATTCAACCACACCACTCCCGACAAAGTCGAGATCTTGATGGGACTGTACCGTGTAGAGTCAAAAGGCATAGATCTGGTGGTTACTTTCAATGTTCCACTTGAGACGGTCGATGGAGGAGCGGTCGACAGCGGCGGCCTTCAAAAGGCGGAAGCTGACTTCGACACGTTCGTCCGTTCGTTGCGTATACTGGACTTCGACCTGTTCGCTTAA
- a CDS encoding E3 ubiquitin-protein ligase RSP5, giving the protein MTAVPGPLTKKIRVTVVAADGLSKRDVFRLPDPFAVITVDGEQTNTTSVIKKTLNPYWNESFDITVKDSSVVAVQVFDQKKFKRKDQGFLGVVNVRVSDVLDLDLGGHEMLTLDLKKSNDNLVVHGKLIMYLSTNVAQPISNPGPSQSSGVTAALSEMALGSTSPSASTANLTVNNSVAGSALSRSGSSHATATDGAGPSTTISNGTSSATVTAEGQQGASSRPVSMTASSTTSAPTPAAAGGSGTAASTTSPSTSNQQQSAQMRNFNPNVDQYGALPPGWERRIDPLGRTYYVDHNTRTTTWNRPSASAAVNNSTQDNETNAARDQHSRRILVDDVLEASNPNYRSSNVPAATSATTTPQPEQPAAITTSTATTAGSGSLPNGWEERYTPEGRPYYVDHNTRTTTWVDPRRQTIIRVMGPNGQGSGLQPQTISQLGPLPSGWEMRLTSTARVYFVDHNTKTTTWDDPRLPSTLDSNVPQYKRDFRRKLIYFRSQPAMRAQPGNCQIKIRRNHIFEDSYAEIMRQTPNDLKKRLMIKFDGEDGLDYGGLSREFFFLLSHEMFNPFYCLFEYSAHDNYTLQINPASGVNPEHLNYFKFIGRCLGLGIFHRRFLDAYFIVSFYKMILKKKVTLSDLESVDVELHRGMTWMLENDITDIIDETFTTTEERFGEMVTVELIPGGADIPVTEENKKEYVESVVEYRISKRVKEQFEAFMSGFSELIPQDLITVFDERELELLIGGMSEIDVDDWTKFTDYRGYEMNDEVIQWFWKCVRSWPPERKSRLLQFATGTSRIPVNGFKDLQGSDGPRRFTIEKSGDPSQLPKSHTCFNRIDLPPYKDYASLEHKLTLAVEETVGFGQE; this is encoded by the exons ATGACCGCTGTTCCTGGTCCATT AACGAAGAAAATCAGGGTCACTG TCGTCGCTGCCGATGGGCTCTCGAAGCGCGATGTTTTCCGTCTCCCGGACCCCTTTGCTGTCATCACAGTAGACGGAGAGCAAACCAATACGACTAGTGTTATAAAAAAGACTCTGAATCCCTACTGGAACGAGAGTTTTGATAT AACCGTCAAGGATTCATCAGTTGTTGCTGTCCAGGTGTTTGACCAGAAAAAGTTCAAGCGAAAAGATCAAGGATTCTTGGGTGTTGTTAATGTTCGGGTCAGCGACGTTCTTGATTTAGATCTGGGCGGTCATG AGATGCTGACTCTGGATCTCAAAAAGTCGAATGATAACCTAGTTGTTCATGGAAAGCTCATCATGTATTTATCAACCAATGTCGCCCAGCCCATATCCAACCCAGGCCCATCACAGTCTTCTGGGGTTACTGCAGCGTTATCTGAAATGGCACTAGGAAGCACTTCTCCTAGTGCAAGCACAGCCAATCTCACAGTGAACAATTCAGTTGCCGGTTCAGCACTTTCAAGATCAGGCAGTTCTCACGCCACAGCAACTGATGGTGCTGGTCCATCCACGACTATTTCGAACGGGACTTCTTCAGCCACTGTCACTGCCGAAGGCCAACAGGGAGCTAGTTCACGGCCAGTCAGCATGACCGCTTCCAGTACTACATCTGCTCCTactccagcagcagcaggcggaTCAGGTACAGCGGCATCAACTACCTCTCCCTCTACAAGTAATCAGCAGCAAAGCGCTCAAATGCGCAACTTCAACCCCAATGTCGATCAATATGGCGCTCTTCCTCCTGGTTGGGAGAGACGTATTGACCCTCTTGGCCGGACGTATTACGTTGATCACAATACTCGCACTACTACGTGGAATCGGCCGTCGGCTAGTGCTGCGGTGAACAATTCCACACAAGATAACGAAACGAATGCTGCCCGTGACCAGCATTCACGACGCATCTTGGTTGATGACGTCCTTGAAGCCAGTAACCCTAACTATCGTTCGAGCAATGTACCGGCTGCCACTTCTGCGACAACCACACCTCAACCTGAGCAGCCCGCTGCAATCACCACGAGTACAGCCACAACGGCCGGATCAGGAAGTCTACCTAATGGATGGGAAGAGCGTTACACACCTGAAGGACGACCGTACTATGTCGATCACAACACTCGCACTACAACCTGGGTGGACCCACGACGACAGACCATCATTCGTGTTATGGGTCCCAATGGACAAGGCTCAGGACTTCAACCACAAACTATCTCTCAATTAGGTCCTTTACCTTCGGGATGGGAGATGCGCCTCACGTCTACTGCCAGGGTGTACTTCGTGGATCACAATACAAAGACGACTACCTGGGACGACCCTCGTTTGCCATCAACTTTAGATTCAAATGTGCCGCAGTACAAGCGTGATTTCAGAAGGAAGCTTATCTACTTCAGAAGTCAACCTGCTATGCGTGCTCAGCCAGGAAACTGCCAAATCAAGATCAGGCGAAACCACATCTTCGAGGACAGTTACGCGGAAATTATGAGGCAGACTCCCAATGACCTTAAGAAACGTTTGATGATCAAGTTCGATGGAGAAGATGGTCTGGATTACGGTGGTTTGTCAAG AGAATTCTTCTTCCTGCTGTCTCACGAGATGTTCAATCCATTCTATTGCCTCTTTGAGTACTCTGCGCATGACAACTACACTCTTCAAATCAACCCAGCGTCAGGCGTCAACCCCGAGCATTTGAATTACTTCAAGTTCATTGGCAGATGTCTTGGCCTCGGTATTTTCCATCGCAGGTTCTTGGACGCTTACTTCATCGTCAGCTTTTACAAGATGATCCTGAAGAAAAAGGTTACCCTGTCAGATTTGGAGAGCGTTGATGTGGAGTTACACCGCGGAATGACATGGATGCT TGAGAATGATATTACTGACATCATCGACGAAACATTCACAACCACCGAGGAACGCTTTGGCGAGATGGTAACCGTTGAACTCATACCTGGCGGTGCAGACATCCCCGTTACAGAGGAAAACAAGAAAGAATATGTGGAGAGCGTTGTGGAATACCGTATTTCCAAGCGGGTGAAGGAACAATTCGAGGCTTTCATGTCAGGATTCAGTGAACTCATTCCTCAAGATCTGATAACTGTGTTTGACGAACGAGAGCTCGAGTTGCTCATTGGTGGCATGTCTGAGATCGATGT TGATGACTGGACCAAGTTCACAGATTACAGAGGTTATGAAATGAATGATGAGGTCATCCAATGGTTCTGGAAATGTGTCCGCAGTTGGCCACCGGAGCGCAAATCGCGCCTGCTGCAATTCGCTACCGGTACATCGCGAATTCCTGTTAACGGGTTCAAAGATCTACAAGGATCCGATGGCCCAAGAAGATTTACCATTGAAAAGTCGGGCGATCCATCTCAGTTACCCAAGAGTCATACTTGCTTCAATCGCATTGATCTTCCGCCTTACAAGGATTATGCAAGCTTGGAACACAAGTTGACCCTGGCTGTCGA GGAAACCGTTGGCTTCGGACAGGAATAa
- a CDS encoding Aminopeptidase 2, mitochondrial: MSTTASSGDADQYRLPTDVKPTHYDVTIKTDLENLTFEGLVKISLDVKAETSQIVLNATDLDLGKASLYSDALKTEQVTSVTAIDKTQERVTYQLTDKLPAGSKAELKIAFAGKLTGAMMGYYKSSWENEGKTEYYALTQFEACIHPYPTAARRAFPCWDEPLLKATFSITMISRANTVSLSNMPAISEEPLQDGVNSAPELADIVASTKNEEWKITKFEKTPPMSSYIVAVANGPFKFLETSVVMPLSGKTIPLRIYTTPDLIHQAQYALDVKAAVLPLYEKIFDVEYPLPKLDTLVASDFDAGAMENWGLITGRTNAFLLDPERIDLQAKKRVASVQSHEVAHMWFGNITTMEWWNYLYLNEDGRSDYTRVYPEWRVNSEFITDHLSRALSLDSKLSSHPIEVECPDANHINQIFDALSYSKAASVLRMLSYYVGEEKFLKGVSIYLKKKLFANSVTHDLWDGISTSTGLNITELMENWITKIGFPVVTVTENENGITVRQDRFLETGPAEPKDNETIWNIPLSILSTKDGKAVIDRTPILTEREKSIPLDTTKPFKLNAGTNGVYRVLYTPERLALIAAEAAKENSVFSLEDRMGLVYDAMALARAGFSKLSSSLNLVDGLKSEKEFLVWQGISGSLGGVKDVWWESPEITEKLDAFSRSLFVPLVKNLGYDYPKDESIDASQLRTLAVGHAYAAGDEGVTNELRGRFRLYQETGDDSKIPADLQRVIYSAAVEHGGRAEYDAMVKIYDKPKTPSEKIAAIRAMGVTQNEALLEDTFKFISTKARDQDVIYFFASLATNYKARRALTKYLQDEYDALYKRFEGNFTLGTLISQTINFYSTKEDYAKVEAFFQDKDKSKYNQSLAQALDSIRARTDYREVRMTLRDAVLNSPIQRRATHLSVLLNQDDSTPPPRHSSIHSLLSPQDDALASLEPIRRSSMDINYISPAESRRQSFVESPRPSSSSADSAPPRSTASPISIPYNPRKRITKADSVLIPLSQSEIEKYKNFRGAGAIRLTSKRKRAASDEPEEESRPVKRHTGDVGIVAHHYNSRPDVGVEQRSLSPIIGLKAFNNWVKSVLITRFGHPVFEKSSVSGPLAGPGRMRIARGKVLDLGCGKGGDTTKWAKAHIKEYLGADIAAVSVDQARGRWESLRGPRFDAMFAALDCFSQPISKAFPPAKLAQPFDVVSMQFCMHYAFETVQKARCMLDNVSRYLRKGGVFIGTIPNADFLLDRLDEIPEDTDDLSFGNSVYRITFEDRERPVFGHKYTFFLQDAVENVPEYVVRWDNFVQMAAEYGLHPIYRKPFHEVFQEHMEHPEFQPLLIRMKVVNENGESSMTDDQWEAANIYIGFAFEKR; encoded by the exons ATGTCGACTACTGCCAGTTCTGGTGACGCAGACCAATACCGTCTCCCCACCGATGTTAAACCAACCCACTACGATGTAACTATCAAGACGGACCTCGAGAATCTTACATTTGAGGGTCTCGTCAAGATTAG CCTGGATGTTAAGGCGGAGACGTCTCAAATTGTTCTCAACGCCACTGACTTGGATCTTGGAAAAGC TTCTCTCTATTCTGATGCTCTGAAGACAGAACAAGTTACAAGCGTCACCGCGATTGACAAGACACAGGAGCGCGTCACATACCAATTGACTGACAAGCTTCCTGCTGGTTCTAAAGCCGAGTTGAAGATTGCCTTCGCTGGAAAGCTCACCGGAGCTATGATGGGGTACTACAAGTCGTCTTGGGAGAATGAAGGAAAGACCGAATATTATGCACTTACACAATTTGAGGCATGCATCCACCCTTAT CCTACTGCTGCACGTCGCGCGTTCCCCTGCTGGGACGAGCCTCTCCTCAAGGCAACCTTCTCTATCACCATGATTTCTCGTGCCAACACCGTCAGCTTGAGCAACATGCCTGCTATATCTGAAGAGCCGCTTCAGGACGGCGTCAATTCAGCCCCTGAACTCGCGGATATTGTCGCCTCCACCAAAAATGAGGAGTGGAAAATTACCAAGTTTGAGAAGACACCTCCAATGTCTTCATACATTGTCGCGGTAGCCAATGGTCCCTTcaaattcttggaaacaTCAGTCGTCATGCCTTTGAGCGGAAAGACAATCCCCCTTCGGATTTACA CTACTCCTGACCTTATACACCAGGCGCAGTATGCTCTCGATGTCAAGGCCGCTGTTCTTCCTCTTTACGAGAAAATCTTCGACGTCGAGTATCCCCTTCCCAAGTTGGATACCCTCGTT GCAAGCGATTTCGATGCAGGCGCCATGGAGAACTGGGGGTTGATTACTGGGCGCACGAACGCGTTCTTGCTTGATCCTGAGCGCATCGATTTGCAGGCTAAGAAGCGCGTCGCCTCGGTCCAGAGTCACGAAGTCGCGCACATGTGGTTTGGAAATATCACAACGATGGAATGGTGGAACTATCTTTATCTTAACGAAG ATGGGCGAAGTGATTATACCAG AGTGTACCCAGAATGGCGTGTCAACTCGGAATTCATCACTGATCATCTTAGCCGCGCGTTGAGTCTCGACTCCAAGCTCTCTTCTCATCCCATTGAGGTCGAATGCCCTGATGCTAATCATATCAACCAg ATCTTCGATGCATTGTCTTACTCCAAAGCTGCTTCAG TACTTCGCATGTTGTCCTATTATGTTGGCGAGGAGAAGTTCCTCAAAGGTGTTTCCATTTACCTCAAGAAGAAGCTCTTTGCAAATAGCGTCACGCACGATCTCTGGGATGGCATCAGCACCTCTACTGGACTTAACATCACAGAGCTTATGGAAAATTGGATCACCAAGATTGGTTTCCCTGTTGTCACTGTTACTGAGAATGAAAACGGAATCACCGTTCGTCAGGACCGATTTCTGGAGACGGGCCCTGCTGAGCCCAAGGACAACGAGACTATCTG GAATATCCCTTTGAGTATCTTGTCAACCAAAGACGGGAAGGCTGTCATTGACAGGACACCAATCTTGACTGAACGCGAGAAGTCAATTCCATTGGACACAACCAAACCATTTAAATTGAATGCTGGAACCAATGGTGTTT ACCGAGTTTTGTACACTCCAGAGCGACTGGCTTTGATTGCTGCTGAAGCAGCCAAGGAAAATTCTGTCTTCTCCTTGGAGGACAGGATGGGTCTCGTGTACGACGCCATGGCGTTAGCGAGAGCTGGGTTCAGCAAGCTGAGCAGCTCTTTGAACTTGGTCGATGGTTTGAAGAGCGAGAAAGAAT TCCTTGTATGGCAGGGCATTTCCGGAAGCCTTGGAGGTGTGAAGGATGTCTGGTGGGAGTCCCCCGAAATTACGGAGAAGCTCGATGCATTCAGCCGA AGCCTCTTCGTTCCTTTGGTCAAAAACCTTGGATACGATTACCCTAAAGATGAAAGTATCGATGCTTCCCAGCTTAGGACTCTTGCGGTCGGACATGCATATGCAGCGGGGGATGAAGG CGTTACAAATGAATTGCGAGGTCGATTTAGGCTGTACCAGGAGACTGGCGATGACTCCAAAATTCCCGCTGATCTTCAGCGGGTCATTTACAGTGCG GCCGTTGAACACGGAGGTCGCGCGGAGTACGATGCCATGGTGAAGATTTATGACAAGCCCAAAACTCCATCTGAGAAGATCGCGGCCAT TCGTGCTATGGGAGTTACCCAAAACGAAGCCTTGCTTGAAGATACTTTCAAATTCATCTCGACTAAAGCTAGAGATCAGGACGTCATCTACTTCTTCGCCTCATTAGCCACGAACTACAAGGCAAGGAGGGCACTGACCAAGTACCTCCAAGATGAATATGATGCG CTGTACAAGCGATTCGAGGGTAATTTCACTCTCGGAACGCTGATTTCG CAAACTATCAATTTCTACTCGACAAAGGAAGACTATGCCAAGGTTGAGGCATTCTTCCAG gacaaggacaagtcTAAATATAACCAATCGCTGGCGCAGGCGTTGGACAGCATCCGAGCGAGGACGGACTACCGGGAGGTGCGAATGACCC TCCGCGATGCTGTCCTCAACTCACCCATACAACGGAGGGCCACCCACCTCTCTGTTCTCCTCAACCAGGACGACAGTACCCCCCCTCCCCGCCACTCCTCAATACATTCACTGCTCTCGCCCCAGGACGACGCCCTCGCCTCTCTCGAGCCCATACGCAGGTCTTCTATGGACATTAACTACATCTCACCAGCAGAATCTCGAAGACAGTCCTTTGTAGAGTCACCGAGaccgtcatcatcgtccgcAGATTCAGCGCCCCCACGCTCGACAGCTTCCCCCATTTCTATACCCTACAATCCTCGCAAACGTATAACAAAGGCCGATTCTGTTCTCATTCCGCTTAGCCAGTCAGAGATCGAGAAATACAAGAACTTTCGTGGCGCCGGAGCCATACGACTTACGTCGAAACGGAAACGTGCAGCGAGTGATGAGCCAGAGGAGGAATCACGACCGGTGAAGCGGCATACAGGCGATGTTGGTATCGTTGCTCACCATT ATAACTCCCGGCCTGATGTTGGTGTCGAACAACGCTCATTATCCCCTATTATCGGTCTCAAGGCTTTCAACAACTGGGTCAAGTCGGTTCTTATCACCCGATTTGGACATCCTGTATTCGAAAAAAGCTCTGTATCAGGCCCTCTTGCAGGACCGGGTCGCATGCGAATAGCTAGAGGAAAGGTGCTAGATCTGGGATGCGGGAAGGGCGGCGACACTACAAAGTGGGCTAAGGCCCATATCAAAGAATATCTCGGTGCTG ACATCGCTGCCGTGTCCGTTGACCAGGCTAGAGGACGTTGGGAGAGTCTACGTGGGCCTCGATTTGATGCAATGTTTGCTGCCTTGGACTGCTTTTCACAACCGATCTCGAAGGCATTCCCACCCGCTAAACTAGCACAACCGTTTGACGTAGTCTCCATGCAATTCTGTATGCACTACGCATTCGAGACTGTGCAGAAGGCGCGATGTATGCTCGATAATGTCAGTCGGTATTTACGGAAAGGTGGTGTCTTCATCGGTACAATACCAAACGCAGATTTTCTCCT AGACCGTCTCGACGAAATCCCTGAAGACACTGACGACCTTTCATTCGGCAATTCGGTATACAGGATTACCTTTGAAGATCGTGAACGCCCTGTGTTTGGTCATAAATATACCTTCTTCCTTCAAGATGCCGTGGAAAATGTACCGGAATACGTCGTCCGGTGGGATAATTTTGTGCA AATGGCCGCAGAGTATGGTCTGCATCCAATCTACAGAAAACCGTTCCACGAAGTCTTCCAGGAACACATGGAACATCCCGAATTCCAACCCCTCCTTATTCGCATGAAGGTCGTCAACGAGAATGGTGAAAGCTCGATGACGGACGATCAATGGGAAGCTGCAA ATATATACATCGGATTCGCTTTTGAGAAGCGGTAG